From Pongo pygmaeus isolate AG05252 chromosome 2, NHGRI_mPonPyg2-v2.0_pri, whole genome shotgun sequence, a single genomic window includes:
- the FAIM gene encoding fas apoptotic inhibitory molecule 1 isoform X1, translating into MASGDDSPIFEDDESPPYSLEKMTDLVAVWDVALSDGVHKIEFEHGTTSGKRVVYVDGKEEIRKEWMFKLVGKETFYVGAAKTKATINIDAISGFAYEYTLEINGKSLKKYMENRSKTTNTWVLHMDGENFRIVLEKDTMDVWCNGKKLETAGEFVDDGTETHFSIGNHDCYIKAVSSGKRKEGIIHTLIVDNREIPEIAS; encoded by the exons ATGGCATCTGGAGATGACAGTCCTATCTTTGAAGATGATGAAAG cCCTCCTTACAGCCTAGAAAAAATGACAGATCTCGTAGCTGTTTGGGATGTTGCTTTAAGTGACGGAGTCCACAAGATTGAATTTGAACATGGGACTACATCAGGCAAACGAGTAGTATATGTAGATGGAAAG GAAGAGATAAGAAAAGAGTGGATGTTCAAATTAGTGGGCAAAGAAACATTCTATGTTGGAGCTGCAAAGACAAAAGCGACCATAAATATAGACGCTATCAGTGGTTTTGCGTATGAATATACTCTGGAAATTAATGGGAAAAGTCTCAAGAAGTATATGGAGAACAGATCAAAAACCACCAATACTTGGGTATTACACATGGATGGTGAGAACTTTAGAATTGTTTTGG aaaaagatacTATGGACGTATGGTGCAATGGTAAAAAATTGGAGACAGCG GGTGAGTTTGTAGATGATGGGACTGAAACTCACTTCAGTATCGGGAACCATGACTGTTACATAAAGGCTGTCAGTAGTGGGAAGCGGAAAGAAGGGATTATTCATACTCTCATTGTGGATAATAGAGAAATCCCAGAGATTGCAAGTTAA
- the FAIM gene encoding fas apoptotic inhibitory molecule 1 isoform X2: MTDLVAVWDVALSDGVHKIEFEHGTTSGKRVVYVDGKEEIRKEWMFKLVGKETFYVGAAKTKATINIDAISGFAYEYTLEINGKSLKKYMENRSKTTNTWVLHMDGENFRIVLEKDTMDVWCNGKKLETAGEFVDDGTETHFSIGNHDCYIKAVSSGKRKEGIIHTLIVDNREIPEIAS, encoded by the exons ATGACAGATCTCGTAGCTGTTTGGGATGTTGCTTTAAGTGACGGAGTCCACAAGATTGAATTTGAACATGGGACTACATCAGGCAAACGAGTAGTATATGTAGATGGAAAG GAAGAGATAAGAAAAGAGTGGATGTTCAAATTAGTGGGCAAAGAAACATTCTATGTTGGAGCTGCAAAGACAAAAGCGACCATAAATATAGACGCTATCAGTGGTTTTGCGTATGAATATACTCTGGAAATTAATGGGAAAAGTCTCAAGAAGTATATGGAGAACAGATCAAAAACCACCAATACTTGGGTATTACACATGGATGGTGAGAACTTTAGAATTGTTTTGG aaaaagatacTATGGACGTATGGTGCAATGGTAAAAAATTGGAGACAGCG GGTGAGTTTGTAGATGATGGGACTGAAACTCACTTCAGTATCGGGAACCATGACTGTTACATAAAGGCTGTCAGTAGTGGGAAGCGGAAAGAAGGGATTATTCATACTCTCATTGTGGATAATAGAGAAATCCCAGAGATTGCAAGTTAA
- the LOC129034012 gene encoding peptidyl-prolyl cis-trans isomerase A-like: MINPTIFFDITVDGEPLRCVSFEPFADRFPKTAENFHTLSTGEKGFGYKGSCFQRIIPGFMCQGGDFTCHNGTGSKSIYREKFDDDNFILMHTGPGILSMAKAGSNTNSSQFFICTAKTEWLDGKHVVFGKVKEGIKFVEAMGDSGSWNGKTRKKITTADCGPL, from the exons ATGATCAACCCCACCATATTCTTTGACATCACTGTCGATGGTGAGCCCTTGAGGTGTGTCTCCTTTGAGCCTTTTGCAGACAGGTTTCCAAAGACAGCAGAAAACTTTCATACTCTGAGCACTGGAGAGAAAGGATTTGGTTATAAGGGTTCCTGCTTTCAGAGAATTATTCCAGGGTTTATGTGTCAGGGTGGTGACTTCACATGCCATAATGGCACTGGTAGCAAGTCCATCTACAGGGAGAAATTTGATGATGATAACTTCATCCTAATGCATACAGGTCCTGGCATCTTGTCCATGGCAAAGGCTGGATCCAACACAAACAGTTCCCAGTTTTTCATCTGCACTGCCAAGACTGAGTGGTTGGATGGCAAGCATGTGGTCTTTGGCAAGGTGAAAGAAGGCattaa ATTTGTTGAGGCCATGGGGGACTCTGGGTCCTGGAATGGCAAGACCCGCAAGAAGATCACCACTGCTGATTGTGGACCACTCTAA
- the FAIM gene encoding fas apoptotic inhibitory molecule 1 isoform X3 — MLLPFIRTLPLLWYNHLLVSPDSPTLSPPYSLEKMTDLVAVWDVALSDGVHKIEFEHGTTSGKRVVYVDGKEEIRKEWMFKLVGKETFYVGAAKTKATINIDAISGFAYEYTLEINGKSLKKYMENRSKTTNTWVLHMDGENFRIVLEKDTMDVWCNGKKLETAGEFVDDGTETHFSIGNHDCYIKAVSSGKRKEGIIHTLIVDNREIPEIAS; from the exons ATGCTACTTCCCTTTATAAGGACACTCCCATTGTTGTGGTATAATCATCTCTTGGTCTCTCCAGACTCTCCCACTCTGAG cCCTCCTTACAGCCTAGAAAAAATGACAGATCTCGTAGCTGTTTGGGATGTTGCTTTAAGTGACGGAGTCCACAAGATTGAATTTGAACATGGGACTACATCAGGCAAACGAGTAGTATATGTAGATGGAAAG GAAGAGATAAGAAAAGAGTGGATGTTCAAATTAGTGGGCAAAGAAACATTCTATGTTGGAGCTGCAAAGACAAAAGCGACCATAAATATAGACGCTATCAGTGGTTTTGCGTATGAATATACTCTGGAAATTAATGGGAAAAGTCTCAAGAAGTATATGGAGAACAGATCAAAAACCACCAATACTTGGGTATTACACATGGATGGTGAGAACTTTAGAATTGTTTTGG aaaaagatacTATGGACGTATGGTGCAATGGTAAAAAATTGGAGACAGCG GGTGAGTTTGTAGATGATGGGACTGAAACTCACTTCAGTATCGGGAACCATGACTGTTACATAAAGGCTGTCAGTAGTGGGAAGCGGAAAGAAGGGATTATTCATACTCTCATTGTGGATAATAGAGAAATCCCAGAGATTGCAAGTTAA